In bacterium, the following are encoded in one genomic region:
- a CDS encoding type II toxin-antitoxin system VapC family toxin — translation MKPKIYLETTIVSYLTAKPSRDIIVAAHQQITQEWWETRLQDFDIFISELVISEAGAGDKAAAQRRLDALEEIPLLKLNEEVLILANQLVQGGHIPETAREDALHISLATVHGMDYILTWNCRHIANAEIRSLVTSICISQGYVSPVICTPEELMGE, via the coding sequence ATGAAACCAAAAATCTATTTGGAAACAACCATCGTCAGTTATCTTACAGCGAAGCCCAGTAGGGATATAATTGTTGCTGCGCATCAGCAGATCACACAGGAATGGTGGGAAACTCGACTTCAAGATTTTGATATATTCATATCTGAATTGGTAATTAGTGAGGCAGGAGCTGGAGATAAAGCAGCTGCTCAAAGGCGTCTTGATGCTTTGGAAGAAATACCTCTCCTCAAACTTAATGAAGAAGTATTGATTTTAGCAAATCAACTTGTACAGGGAGGTCATATTCCCGAGACTGCAAGAGAAGATGCTCTCCATATAAGTCTGGCTACTGTCCACGGAATGGATTATATTTTGACATGGAATTGTCGCCATATAGCAAATGCTGAAATACGTTCTCTTGTTACGTCAATTTGTATTTCTCAAGGATATGTATCTCCGGTTATCTGTACACCGGAAGAACTCATGGGAGAGTAA
- a CDS encoding putative toxin-antitoxin system toxin component, PIN family, protein MSPDDSELIKAVLDTNVLISAIGWSGKPYAILKKWKNKEFTLITSIEILTELAKILRRDFGYTDDFAYYWYQLIGSYSSIINPGPKIEVIKGDPDDNKFLECARAGKAKYIVSGDIHLLNLKVYKGIKIVKPSEFLEIMDKKVNVEDN, encoded by the coding sequence ATGTCTCCTGATGATTCAGAATTGATAAAGGCTGTTCTTGATACTAATGTGCTTATCTCGGCGATAGGATGGTCTGGAAAACCTTATGCTATCTTGAAGAAATGGAAGAATAAAGAATTTACGCTCATTACTTCGATAGAAATATTGACTGAATTGGCAAAAATCCTGCGGAGAGATTTTGGGTATACGGATGATTTTGCCTATTATTGGTATCAACTTATTGGTTCTTATTCATCCATTATTAACCCTGGACCAAAGATAGAAGTAATCAAAGGAGACCCAGATGATAATAAATTTTTAGAATGTGCCAGAGCAGGAAAGGCTAAATATATTGTCTCGGGTGATATTCACTTGCTTAACCTGAAAGTTTATAAGGGGATTAAAATTGTTAAACCAAGTGAGTTTTTAGAAATTATGGACAAAAAAGTTAATGTGGAAGATAATTAA